The Merismopedia glauca CCAP 1448/3 DNA window TCCCATCCCGTATTTTTTGAAGCTAATAGGCTGAAACAGCTAGAAAGTAGCCAAAGTGAGGGGGTTGCTTTACGGTTATGGAAGCAAGGTCGTCCAGGCTTAGCTGTAGCTTATGGTCCTACGGATTTACAGGCTTTAGTAGAGAAGGCTTTGGCTTTGTCGGAACTCAAGGAACCGGAAGCGATTGAACTCAATCCTGGTAGTAAATGTATTTATCCAGATTTAGGTAAAGCTGTAGCCGTCGAAGAATTAGTCAATTGGGGAAAAGAGGCGATCGCTCAAGTCCGTCAAGCTTACCCAGAGGTTCTCTGCACTAGCCAATGGGATTGTGAGGTAGAAAGCACTCGCTTAATTAACACTTTAGGCTTAGATTACAGCTACAGCGACACTACTTTGAGTTGTTTTCTCTCCGCCGAATGGGTGCGAGGAGAAGATTTTTTGAGTGTGGGAGACGGACAAACCCAACGGGGATATTTAGAACCCGAAAAGGTGGTGAAATCCATCTTACAGCGATTAGATTGGGCAAAAAATAATGTCGATCCGCCGACAGGTCGCATTCCCGTTTTGTTAACTGCTCAAGCTGCTGATTTATTATGGGGAACCGTGCAAGCGGCTTTGAATGGCAAGCAAGTGGAGGATAAATCTTCCCCTTGGAGCGATCGCGCTGGAGAACCTGTAATTTCGCCCTACTTTACCTTAACTCAAGCGCCAGATCGAGGTCCTTTTAGCTGTCCGTTTGATGATGAAGGAACGCCTACCCGTCACCTGACTTTGATAGATAAAGGAAAACTACAAACGTTTTATTGCGATCGCACTACCGCTCATCTACTGGGTACAGAAAGTACGGGAAATGGCTTTCGCCCTGGCTTGGGAGGCTATCCTACCCCTGGTTTAGTGAATTTGCTCATTCAGCCTGGTAGACTCCCTCTT harbors:
- a CDS encoding TldD/PmbA family protein, with amino-acid sequence MTETRDTAEQLLEIALKSGAEAAEVYESQSLSHPVFFEANRLKQLESSQSEGVALRLWKQGRPGLAVAYGPTDLQALVEKALALSELKEPEAIELNPGSKCIYPDLGKAVAVEELVNWGKEAIAQVRQAYPEVLCTSQWDCEVESTRLINTLGLDYSYSDTTLSCFLSAEWVRGEDFLSVGDGQTQRGYLEPEKVVKSILQRLDWAKNNVDPPTGRIPVLLTAQAADLLWGTVQAALNGKQVEDKSSPWSDRAGEPVISPYFTLTQAPDRGPFSCPFDDEGTPTRHLTLIDKGKLQTFYCDRTTAHLLGTESTGNGFRPGLGGYPTPGLVNLLIQPGRLPLGDLIRLLDNGLIVDQMLGGGAGISGEFSINVDLGYRIEKGEIVGRIKDTMVSGNVYSALNQVVALGNDADWNGACYTPSVTLEGLSVTGR